A DNA window from Acidimicrobiia bacterium contains the following coding sequences:
- a CDS encoding MerR family transcriptional regulator, which yields MSAAPDAETDEHDGPRWRIDDLAQRADVTVDTIRYYQREGLLPRAERSGRHKLYGAEHLEGLEQIRALQDRGFSLAGIRELLDSDRADVLAGIFGRGATQAYTWDELIERAGVDPTLAADAGQAGLVRDPAELEREAYDGDDLRALRAVATMDRAGLPREAILELIRIFVRHFDAMQNETFALFSGRGVLHLEGDDLSAFQSELAEATPQLTSAADQLIGFVHHRTVQRLALDAVAAAREREDSD from the coding sequence GTGAGCGCAGCGCCCGACGCCGAGACCGACGAGCACGACGGCCCACGGTGGCGGATCGACGACCTGGCGCAGCGGGCCGACGTGACGGTCGACACCATCCGGTACTACCAGCGGGAGGGGCTCCTGCCCCGCGCCGAGCGGTCCGGGCGCCACAAGCTCTACGGCGCCGAGCACCTCGAGGGCCTCGAGCAGATCAGAGCCCTCCAGGACCGCGGCTTTTCGCTCGCCGGGATCCGGGAGCTGCTCGACAGCGACCGCGCCGACGTGCTGGCGGGGATCTTCGGCCGGGGAGCCACCCAGGCCTACACCTGGGACGAGCTGATCGAACGCGCCGGGGTCGACCCGACCCTGGCCGCCGACGCCGGCCAGGCGGGGCTGGTGCGCGACCCCGCCGAGCTCGAGAGGGAGGCCTACGACGGCGACGACCTGCGCGCGCTTCGTGCCGTCGCGACGATGGATCGCGCCGGACTGCCTCGCGAGGCGATCCTCGAGCTGATCCGGATCTTCGTCCGCCACTTCGACGCCATGCAGAACGAGACCTTCGCTCTGTTCTCGGGCCGAGGTGTGCTGCACCTCGAAGGAGACGACCTCTCCGCCTTCCAGAGCGAGTTGGCCGAGGCCACTCCGCAGCTGACGTCGGCGGCAGACCAGCTCATCGGTTTCGTCCATCACCGCACAGTCCAGCGCCTCGCCCTCGACGCCGTCGCCGCGGCGCGGGAGCGCGAGGACAGCGACTGA